The Megalops cyprinoides isolate fMegCyp1 chromosome 22, fMegCyp1.pri, whole genome shotgun sequence genome contains a region encoding:
- the dctpp1 gene encoding glutamyl-tRNA(Gln) amidotransferase subunit B, mitochondrial: MAEQRKEIEDVRSNGTVKFNCTNGVPETSHPGTGEQGIRPVQNGLKAPQRFTFSAEPTMEDIRRLQAEFTDERDWNQFHQPRNLLLALVGEVGEVSELFQWRGEVAEGLPGWTEREREQLAHELSDVLIYLLELAEKCHVDLPQEVLRKMALNRLKYPASKVHGSAKKYTEYQD; the protein is encoded by the coding sequence ATGGCTgaacagagaaaggaaataGAGGACGTGCGCAGTAACGGAACAGTGAAATTTAACTGTACAAACGGTGTACCCGAAACTTCACACCCAGGAACCGGAGAGCAGGGTATCCGTCCAGTGCAGAACGGCTTGAAGGCACCACAACGATTCACCTTCAGCGCAGAACCCACCATGGAAGACATCCGACGGCTGCAGGCCGAGTTCACGGACGAGCGGGACTGGAACCAGTTTCACCAGCCCAGGAACCTGCTTCTCGCTCTTGTCGGGGAGGTGGGAGAAGTGTCAGAGCTGTTCCAGTGGCGAGGGGAAGTGGCCGAGGGGTTGCCCGGCTGGacggagcgagagcgggagcAGCTGGCCCATGAACTGAGCGACGTGCTCATCTACCTGCTGGAACTGGCAGAGAAGTGCCACGTTGACCTTCCCCAAGAAGTGCTCCGTAAAATGGCTCTCAACCGGCTCAAGTACCCGGCCAGCAAGGTGCACGGCTCGGCTAAGAAGTACACGGAGTACCAAGACTAA